Proteins from a genomic interval of Indicator indicator isolate 239-I01 chromosome 1, UM_Iind_1.1, whole genome shotgun sequence:
- the PLCXD1 gene encoding PI-PLC X domain-containing protein 1, which yields MEGPLQTSIDVCHENGQWMSQLPEKLWDTPLYNLALPGSHDTMTYCLDKNSAVSGNESKLVKFLNKWIPCIVHPIIMKWSTTQVLTVTEQLEAGARYLDFRIAHKANDPSLNLYFVHMVYTTVTVQDVLWEVLKWLETHPQEVIILACRNFDGLTRRLHRHLIARIKEIFHCKLCPRNVVPTLRTMWQRGHQVIVSYEEDMEVEKHRELWPAIPYWWGNKTATRALIQYLERMKRRGRPEKFFVAGINVTENLRYILLHPFGSLKKMTLKSLPCLKIWIRQQYPGPKKECINIIAGDFIGNDDFVKDVIELNAKINPPLHCQSKGSGKSSIEFSAP from the exons ATGGAAGGCCCTTTGCAAACCTCCATTGATGTGTGCCATGAAAATGGCCAGTGGATGTCACAATTACCAGAGAAGCTTTGGGATACTCCCCTCTATAACTTAGCTCTTCCCG GGAGTCATGACACTATGACGTACTGCTTGGATAAAAACTCTGCTGTTAGTGGCAATGAATCCAAGCTGGTGAAGTTTTTAAACAAATGGATACCCTGCATTGTGCACCCCATTATCATGAAGTGGTCTACAACACAG GTACTGACTGTGAcagagcaacttgaggccggAGCTAGATATCTGGATTTCAGGATTGCTCACAAGGCTAACGATCCATCTCTGAATTTGTACTTTGTGCATATGGTTTACACAACTGTTACTGTACAG GACGTTCTGTGGGAAGTGCTAAAGTGGTTGGAAACTCATCCACAGGAAGTTATCATCTTAGCCTGCAGGAATTTTGATGGATTAACCAGGAGACTTCATCGTCATCTTATTGCCCGTATAAAAGAGATTTTCCACTGTAAACTATGTCCCAGAAAT GTGGTGCCAACTCTGCGGACCATGTGGCAGCGTGGCCATCAGGTTATAGTCTCGTACGAAGAGGACATGGAAGTGGAGAAGCACCGTGAGCTGTGGCCTGCGATCCCATACTGGTGGGGAAACAAAACTGCCACTCGTGCTCTTATCCAGTATCTGGAGCGCATGAAGCGGAGGGGCCGTCCAG aaaaattCTTTGTAGCGGGGATTAATGTTACTGAAAATTTAAGGTATATACTCCTCCACCCATTTGGATCATTGAAGAAAATGACACTTAAGAGTCTTCCATGCTTGAAAATCTGGATAAGGCAGCAGTATCCAGGACCAAAAAAAGAATGTATTAACATCATTGCTGGAGACTTTATAGGAAACGATGATTTTGTCAAAGATGTGATAGAACTTAATGCAAAAATTAATCCTCCATTGCACTGTCAAAGTAAAGGGTCTGGAAAAAGTAGCATTGAATTCTCAGCTCCTTAA
- the GTPBP6 gene encoding putative GTP-binding protein 6, which translates to MGPGRLSQLLLLRCQRAAAVLGAVRSARALSAAVHLRAPQRPPARGQPARAGGRGEWKRLAGAGGDKEEEEEEKEDEDDEAELEELLGPSPLALGPGAQRVVVVHPDVKWGPKKSTLTKAELQIAEAVALVDTLHNWTVLDKIIIPTKNPDKKFVFGKGNFQILTEKIKKLPHVTAVFLNVERMSSVTKRELEDAWGVKVFDRYTVVLHIFRCNAQTKEAKLQIALAEIPLLRSNLKNEVSQLDQQRGGSRYIMGSGETFMETQTRILKEKELKLRNALEKLRRKRSLLRTQRKKREFPIISVMGYTNCGKTTLIKALTGEAELQPRDQLFATLDITAHAGYLPSHMAVIYVDTIGFLTDLPHNLVESFSATLEEVAYSDLIVHVRDITHPDTILQKATVLSVLKNLNLPNHLLDSMVEVHNKVDLIERYNPTEENALAISALHGHGLEELKEEIEKKILITTGKKIITVNVNLEGPQLSWLYKEATVQEVEVLPEDGTARVKVIIGNSAFGKYKNLFPNSKICMP; encoded by the exons ATGGGGCCCGGTCGCCTTTCACAGTTGCTCCTGCTACGATGCCAGCGGGCGGCGGCAGTTCTCGGCGCGGTCCGATCCGCTCGGGCACTGAGTGCAGCTGTTCACCTGCGAGCTCCCCAGCGGCCGCCGGCCAGGGGGCAGCCAGCACGGGCGGGCGGCAGAGGGGAGTGGAAGAGGCTGGCGGGCGCCGGCGGGgataaagaagaagaagaggaggagaaggaagatgaggatgatgaagcgGAGCTAGAGGAGCTCTTGGGCCCCTCTCCACTCGCGCTGGGGCCCGGCGCTCAGCGCGTGGTCGTCGTGCACCCGGATGTCAAGTGGGGCCCGAAGAAATCGACGCTCACGAAGG cTGAACTACAGATTGCTGAAGCTGTTGCTCTTGTTGATACCCTTCATAACTGGACAGTTTTAGACAAAATAATTATTCCTACAAAAAATCCTGACAAGAAGTTTGTTTTTGGCAAAGGAAACTTTCAGATTTTGACAG aaaagattaaaaaattgCCCCATGTGACAGCTGTCTTCTTGAATGTGGAAAGAATGTCTTCAGTAACAAAG AGAGAACTAGAAGATGCCTGGGGTGTGAAAGTCTTTGACAGATACACAGTTGTACTTCATATTTTTCGTTGTAATGCCCAGACCAAAGAAGCAAAACTTCAGATAGCATTGGCCGAAATTCCACTTCTCAG ATCAAATCTGAAAAATGAGGTGTCTCAGCTAGATCAGCAGAGAGGTGGATCGAGATACATCATGGGCTCAG GTGAAACATTCATGGAGACACAGACTCGAatcttgaaagaaaaagaacttaAACTTAGGAATGCACTGGAGAAACTAAGAAGAAAGAGGTCTTTACTTAGAACTCAGCGCAAAAAGCGCGAGTTTCCAATTATCTCAGTAATGGGCTACACTAATTGTG gAAAAACTACCTTGATCAAAGCCTTGACTGGGGAAGCAGAACTTCAACCCAGAGATCAACTGTTTGCCACTCTTGATATTACAGCCCATGCTGGCTATCTCCCTTCACATATGGCAGTTATTTATGTTGACACTATTGGGTTTCTGACTGATCTTCCACATAATCTGGTTGAGTCCTTTTCAGCTACATTAGAAGAAGTGGCTTACTCA GATCTGATAGTGCATGTGAGAGATATTACTCATCCAGATACCATCCTCCAGAAAGCAACTGTTCTGTCAGTGTTGAAGAATCTTAACCTTCCTAACCATTTACTGGACTCAATGGTAGAAGTTCATAACAAAGTGGATTTGATAGAAAG GTATAACCCCACCGAGGAAAATGCTTTAGCCATTTCTGCTCTACATGGACATGGCTTAGAAGAGTTGAAAGAAGagatagagaaaaaaattttgATAACAACAGGGAAGAAGATTATAACAGTTAATGTCAACTTAGAGGGACCTCAACTAAG TtggctttataaagaagcaacAGTTCAGGAAGTAGAAGTCTTGCCCGAGGATGGCACAGCCAGGGTGAAGGTGATAATTGGTAATTCTGCTTTTGGCAAATACAAAAACCTCTTTCCCAACAGTAAGATTTGTATGCCATGA